CTTTCATATTGCTTCTTAAGCAGATTCAGTTCCTGCTCAAGGCCATTATCATTTTGCGCGTTACCTGTTTGCATCTGTCACCTCCGTATATAAATCCCAGATCAATTTGCTTTCCGGCTCACCCGGATCAATATTCTCTTCCAAAAATTGTTTCAAGCCCGATCCTTCATGAGTCCTTTTCCACGCGAGTCTTTCAAGACCCTGCAAAAATTTAGATTCTGCAGCTTCAGCGTCTTCGATCTCCAGTGGAAATTCCTGATCAGGAAAAACCTCATAAAAATCACGATGCGGCACATCCCACTTTTCTAAATCGACACAGAAAGGGGTCCATATCGTTGCCTGCGGTTTGCGCTCAAGGGCATATTTAGTAAACGCAAGGCGCGTTATATTACCGGGATTTGCCCAAGTTGTTGCTCCTGCGGGAATGGTCAGACCCGGCCTATGAATATGCCCGTTAATAACCCAGTCAATTCCAGAAATTTCTTTAATGGCATAATGCGGCTTTTTATACTCAGGGAAAGCAATATTGTGGTGAGTTACCCACACGACTTTAATGAATTCAGCACCATCTACCTGCAACTCTGCACATTCAATTTCTCCGCGATCAAAAGTCTTAGGGATAGGGAATCCATCAGGACTGGCCCCAACAAGCACATCACCTTCAGGTGTTTCGAGGATAAAAGACGGTCCCGCTTCGTTCATTAAATGCATTACGTTCGCAGCATCAAGAACAGCCATAGACACGTCCGGGGTGAAACGCGCCTGATATTTATCGTGATTCCCGACTAATACAGCGGGATTATAAACCCTGAATAAAGCAATCAACTCCACCAGCAAACTATTTGAATTTTCTCTAGGCCAGTTAAACAAATCCCCTAGAATAAGCGGAACCATACCCAGTTCTTTTGCCCGTTTAAAACAAGCTTCGATCTTATCCAAAATATCAGCAGAATAGCTGTTAAGGCGCTGTCCCGGAGGAGTCGCCGCAATATGCGGATCGCCTATCAGAAAAAGTCCATTACCCTTTACGCGTTTAAGACTCATGAAGCTCCTCCCCGATCAACTTATCCGCAGCCAACTCATTTCCGCACAAAGGACAACTGCCAATTTCGGCAAGTCGTTTTTCTATTTGCAGTTCCAGCTCTACTTTTGATTTCCCCAAACTCAGCAAGGCTTGCTCAGCTTCACTCTGCGCCAGTTTAAGAGAATCAAACCCTCCAATAACCCGCACTAAATTAGAATCATCAAATAACTCAGGGGCCGGAGCAAGCGGCGCAATAACCTGCGTTCTACGCAAAATATTATCCATAAACCCTTTGTTGCGGGATACGTTGCTGATGGTTGCGGAAAGAGCGGATATATCTTCAAGCACAGGTGGAGATTCCAGCAATGACAGACTACTACGCCTATTCGCCTGCGCGCTATTAGCAAAAGACAATTGCGTATAGCGAGAAATTTTAGCTTCCAAATCTTGTACAGGGAATAGCGGAGGAACTGCCGTCAAATCACTTAAGCTCTGAGCGCGCCTATTCAGCCCTTCTCTTTGATGGCGCAAATTACCAATCTGCCAGCCAGCATTAGCTAGCTGCTGAACGGGAAAAAGTTCTGGACCTTTCGTAAGCGGTGACAGCTCTTTTTCTCGGCTCGCAAGGTTATTCGCAGAAGTCTGAAGCTGGCCTTTGCGATCCAAGAATTCTTCAATACGCGGAATTTCATTTGAAAGCTTATCCGACTGCTCTTTCAGCTCGCGGGCTGATTCAAGCCCTAGGTTAACATTCGGCAACTCATTCAAATTGCCCAGTTCCTGGCCTATCTGCTCCATTTTCTGTAGCTGAAATTTTTTCTCACGTTTAGCTTCTCTGACCCTATTTTTAAGCTCAGTCTGCATCGCGAGCAAATGAGCTGCCTCAGATGACGAAGCAAAAAACTGAGCCGCAACGCTTGCCGGCTGATCTAGCAGGAAAATAGGTTTGCGCTGATCACCGATATGAACATCTAGAAATTTGTCGCCTTCAAGCGGAACTTGATTAAGACGCAGAATAGCCAGCACATCCTCAGGAGGTTTGCGCCCGAACTTCGCATATACTTCCGGCTTCTCTTCGCCAACCTTAGTAACTTCATACCAAGCCGTAGCTTTCTTGCGAATCCACGCAACCCTTACGCCATC
This window of the Maridesulfovibrio frigidus DSM 17176 genome carries:
- a CDS encoding metallophosphoesterase, giving the protein MSLKRVKGNGLFLIGDPHIAATPPGQRLNSYSADILDKIEACFKRAKELGMVPLILGDLFNWPRENSNSLLVELIALFRVYNPAVLVGNHDKYQARFTPDVSMAVLDAANVMHLMNEAGPSFILETPEGDVLVGASPDGFPIPKTFDRGEIECAELQVDGAEFIKVVWVTHHNIAFPEYKKPHYAIKEISGIDWVINGHIHRPGLTIPAGATTWANPGNITRLAFTKYALERKPQATIWTPFCVDLEKWDVPHRDFYEVFPDQEFPLEIEDAEAAESKFLQGLERLAWKRTHEGSGLKQFLEENIDPGEPESKLIWDLYTEVTDANR
- a CDS encoding AAA family ATPase, which translates into the protein MIKKIILKDFLAHAYTEIELGPGMTVLTGPNNSGKSSVVEALRCIATNPLPKHFVRHGAKIARVELEMDDGVRVAWIRKKATAWYEVTKVGEEKPEVYAKFGRKPPEDVLAILRLNQVPLEGDKFLDVHIGDQRKPIFLLDQPASVAAQFFASSSEAAHLLAMQTELKNRVREAKREKKFQLQKMEQIGQELGNLNELPNVNLGLESARELKEQSDKLSNEIPRIEEFLDRKGQLQTSANNLASREKELSPLTKGPELFPVQQLANAGWQIGNLRHQREGLNRRAQSLSDLTAVPPLFPVQDLEAKISRYTQLSFANSAQANRRSSLSLLESPPVLEDISALSATISNVSRNKGFMDNILRRTQVIAPLAPAPELFDDSNLVRVIGGFDSLKLAQSEAEQALLSLGKSKVELELQIEKRLAEIGSCPLCGNELAADKLIGEELHES